Below is a genomic region from Brassica oleracea var. oleracea cultivar TO1000 chromosome C9, BOL, whole genome shotgun sequence.
GTGCTCGGATTATCACCTAGTATAAATATAAATACCAAATATATAATAAAAATTATTGAAAAATATCGGGCATAGTCTAGACCGACACTAGTAATAATTTATAATAAACCGCAATCTCTAAAATTTGAAACCTACAATTTTAGTGTAGAAGTATTAAGAAAACTTTAATCAAACTATGGGATTTGATCCAAAAAAAAAACCAAATTATTGGATTATGGATTTCGACAGTGATTAACAACTCACGCCAGTAGTATTTCAAAAGATAGTCTGCTTCCTTGAAAATGTAAATTAGTTATGCGAATAACCCAGAAGCGGTATTTAGACGTCACCGTCTGCATCAATGAGTTTCGTCAACGGAATGTTTACAATTCATTAACTGAAAAGGTCCATTCGGGTCCCTTTTATATGAGATCTCGCATCATACTACTATCTTCTTTTGTATGGTTGGTTTACGTGTAAGCTATACTATCCGAATCACAAAATTGATTTAGCAAATTTTGAAAATTCCAAGAATGGTAAAATATTTCTATATGATTACACTGCCTGCAATTCCAAACCAAATATAGTAAATAATAAAATTAAAATTTTGTACTGTCAATAATTTCCTCTTTTTGTACGATACAAAGTTTGAAAAGTCAAAAAACAAGTTGTACTGTAGTACTATAATAGTACTATAATATCGTTACTCTTATCTCCACACAAACCCAAACAAAAGAGGAATCTCAATAAACGCGTATATCAATAAATATCAAGCCAGCCCTCTTCTAACATTGTTATTCATTCTCCTCTCAAAGCAACATTACAAGAGAGCAAATAACAAAGAAAGCATGGATCATGGTAACATGCATGACATGCCTCCACCATCAACACCATCCATGATGAAAAATGGATCCATGAACGGAGGAGGAGGACATCACAAGATGATGATGATGCACATGACTTTCTTTTGGGGCAAGAACACGGAGGTTCTTTTCTCCGGTTGGCCGGGAACAAGCTCCGGCATGTATGCTCTTTGTCTCATCTTTGTCTTCTTCCTCGCCGTCGTCACTGAATGGCTTGCTCACTCCTCTCTCCTCCGTGGCACCACCGGAGATTCCGCTAACCCCGTCTCCGGACTCGGCCAAACCGCCGTGTACACCCTCCGTACTGGCCTCGCTTATCTAGTCATGCTCGCCGTCATGTCGTTCAACGCCGGCGTGTTTCTAGCCGCCCTCGCCGGTCATGCCATCGGTTTCATGTTGTTCGGAAGCCGAACTTTCAGAAATCCCTCCGGCGACCAGAAAACTAACGATCCTCCTGCCTCAGGTTGTGCTTGTTAATTTTCATTTATGTACCGACTGATGCATACTTATATTTTAAGATCTAGGGGTTGTAGTTTTCTTGATTGTTCTTGACGTTAATGTGAGGAGGAATATTTTCTATTTTCTATTTGTTTTGCTTTACGATTTTTATTTCCTTCTTGTTAATATGATTAATGGCCACAGCTGAATATATCAATTTGCTAAGTTTGGACACCGGTTTGTTTTCTCTGAGAGTTCATATTCAACTTTCTTATCTTACTATTACACTGCTATGAACAGTATTATATGTACTAGATTGCTTATGCAGCGCGAGTATAATCATTTTTAAAAAATAATATAGTTTTATCTTGAGGTGAAACTTGTGTTTATATATATGTGTTTTTCTCCCTCGTACAATAATCAGATTCGTATTCATTTGCAACTTTAGATTAGCATACTGTATTTCGTCTTACTTTAAACTCTTTTAATCCTTTTCACTAATTATCTCTATTGTAATGTGTCTGAATCCTTATAAATTCTAACCCACTTTGAATTTATTTCTGTTAGCTATAATAAGTTTTTTATTGCCTCTTCTCATAGTTGGTGGTAGGCCATAACTTGCAGATGTGGTGATTTGCTCTTTTTTCCCATTCTTTAAAGAAAAAGGGTAAAAACAGATCGGTTTTTGTCCGGTCAAAACTATAGCAAGATTAGAATCTGAGTTGATGAATGGGCCACGTGAATATGGTCATCGACTTGTTAGGAATGTACCAAAGTCGTTTTTACTCCCAAGTGTTGTGTGGCTTTAGAAGAGTTTTTACAATCCCTTGTTGCCAATCAATGTGAAAACAATCCACTATTCGTACTCTCACCACTGTTTAAACTCTCCTACTCCCCACACAAATCTTCGAACAAATTAGATCTCGATATAATATTATCTTTAATATAATAAAGAATTGTCTACATATTTGTCTTTATCACATAAACACAATGCTTGACAAAGTCCAGTTGTTCTGTAGTCTACTAGAATATTACTATCAATACTTTATTCACAGTCCCCAAGATAATTAAGACGATTTTGGAAAAAAATTGTATGCCAACAGATACTACCAAAAAACTATGTCCTATATTTTCCCCAGCTCCAAAAATGCATTGATAACGCTGTCGGAAAACTCAAGAGTATGTAAATTAGTCTTCTTTTGCTTTCAAAAAGCTTAGAAAAAAATTTGTAAAATAGTTTCTTTTACCTCATTGCCTTGGATACCGATTTACATTTTTTCTAAGCTTTTTTTAAAGCTTCAAAATTTACTCCATTGCTTTGGGTACCGATTCTTTCGTGTCATCGCCAAGCAGAGATTGTCTTTGATGATCTCTTCAAACTCGTATTCTTGAGTGATACTAAACTCTAGAGTCGAATGGGAGAGGGGCACCAGACTTACAAAGAAGCCCGAGCCACTAGAACCACCTGGCTCCGGATGCACGAACCCACGACTTGTAGCCAGTAAGCAAGATGCATCCTAATAACACAGGCTGCAATGTCTAACATAATCAAACAAATCAAGACTTCAGTTCCTGCATAGAAGATGGAGATTAGTCTGCTATAAAAGGCTAAGGAACCTCCAAAGCATTGGGATGACTGTAGATCCTAAAATTTACATTAAGAATTTGATAGTGATCGAGAGTTTAATTCAGGGAAGATAAATGATGTAGGCAACAATATCTTTAGAACATAACGATATAATCAGTTTCCAGTAGGTAAAAATGGACTTTTATTGATGGATAAGGTCGAATACAATGAGTTAAACAAGGTCGAATGTTACAAACGAGATCGCTAAAAGAAATGATCTAAAGACGGATGAAAACAAGGTCGAAGTATGGATGTAGCTCTCTCTAGGGTTTTCAACGTGTCATTTTCCTTATGCATCGATTTCTTCTTATAGCGGGCTGCTCCCGTGATGTTCGTAACCGTTCCGCGATCTTCGTTTCCTCGAATCGATCTTCTTCCTGCCTTGCCGAAGTTGGGCTTCTTTCGTGGTCGCGTGGCCCAAGGCATTGGGGCCTAATTACTTAACAAACCAATATTGGGTCCAACATTTGTCCCCCAACCCTTTTGGTTTATTGGGAAATCGAAAGGGTGAGAACTGACATAACCCGACGTCGTCGCAATTCTCGGGAAGTGGGATATCACGCGCATCGGCTTGATTTGACTTGTCGGCCATTTTTCAAATCGTGTGGTTGAGATCGATAGTTCGTGGCCGGTTAAAATTAAATGCTTCGGGAACCGTTTTTTTGTGTGTATATATATTATTCTTTATTGGATATATCGTCTTCTTCACCACAACGGTTTTACTTTCTCCTTTATTGTCTTCCTCTTGGTATTTCTTCCTATTTCGAATCTATGGCCTCTGAAAAATTCGGTCCTCATCTCACGACGATTCTCGATGTGAAACATATCGAGGCCATCTACGAGCTCTGGGGAGTTGATTATGCCGTCGAGATCGAACTTCCTTGCGACGATGAAACTCTGGAGACTGTAAGGCCGGGGTACTGCAGGGCCTACATGTCGCATTTCGAAGACGGAGGCTTGTCATTTCCTCTTTCTCGTTTTATTCTTGAGGCGCTTGCGGAGCTTGGGATGGCTTTTGCTCAGATGGCGCCTAGTTTCTTCCACTAGTTCTCGGCTTCGTGAGCTAGGGAGGAATGTCTCGATTTTGGCCTTGGGGAGTTAAAGCAAATGTTTGCTATTAAGCGGTCTTTCTATCATAGACGGTATCCCTAACAGAGATGACCGGTGGAGAGAGAAGTTTTTCTTCTTCAAGATTAACCCGGCGTCGGTCGGCGACTTTGATTTCAGAAGGATCCCTGGGGAGTGGTCCGACGAGATTGGTAAATTTTTCTTTTTCGAAGTAAATTCTGCTCTTCGATTGGGGCACGAAGGACATGAACACTTCAGCCGGTTCTGACGGTGATCGAGCTCTTGATGCCGACGTCGATGCATCGAGGCCGACGTCGAGCTTTATAGAATATCAATTCAGTGAGTTTGAATTCGTCGAGCTCGGGACTTCCTCTGCCGCTGCGGGCTTCTGGCGAAGGTACTTCTCAGGTCGACCCGAGTGCTCATCTCCCGGAGGTGCAGGAGACCTCTTCATGGAGATTTTCTTACGATAACGAGGTACCAATCCTCAAGAATCCCGAGCGTCTCGCCTTGATCTGGTGTAAGATCACAGAGAAGGGATGCGAGCTTCCTTCTTTGGGGGACATGCGAGAACGTGACATTTACGTTCCAATGGCGGTCGCAAATGCTAAGGTAATCTATCTTGCGATTGCTTCTGACGTTTTATTTGGATAAACTGATGGTTGTCTGAACTTTATTATCGCTTTTTCTTAGGCTATGGAGGCGAGCAATGAATATGCTCCTCACAATTCAGCAACTTCGAGGTGAGTTGGAGGCCGTTCGAGTGACAGAGCAGCAACGTGACGTTGAGATTGAGGGATTGAAGGGGAAGTTGGCTGCTGCAAAGATGGAGAAGGTCGCTGTTCAGAATGACCTCGACTTGATGAAAGAAAAGCATAGGCGGGAGCTCGAAGGTTGTGACGCGGCGGCTCGCAAGGAGTGCAATCTTGCTCGTTGTTCTCTGGCTCGAGAATATGACGCGGTTCTGGCCTTGGTGAAGGATAAGCTTCAGAAAAAGAAGAAGGAGACGGCTGCGGAGATTCGTTTGCAGGAGGTGTGAGCTCGTATCGAGGCTATGACCGAGTACATCGAAGATGGTTTCGAGCTTGAAGAAGAGTTGGAGCGTCTTAGAGACCAGGATGTCTCACTCGATGTTGATTATGGTCTTGCTTCGGTGTCAGATCCTTCCCTTAGTCACCTCGAGCTTCCTGAGGTTTCTGGTGACTCGGTCGATCAAGATTGATGCGAAAATTGATCCTCGTAACTTTGGAGTTTGTGATTGAATGCTTTGTTCAACTTTAGCTTCATTGAGCTTGTTTGTTTTATCCTTTAGAAGGCGTAGAACAGAGACTGATCAGGAATCTTTTTTGTGGGCCTTTATACGGCCTGATGGCATTAGGCCTGGGCATCCGGGTCTTCGGGTCGGGTTCGGGTCGGGTATTGTCGGGTCTGGGTCCTTCGAGTCTTAACAGTTTAGACCCATATAGGTAGCTATAACTTTTCGGGTCGGTTCCGGGTCGGGTCTTGTCGGGTCCGGGTCGGTTCGGGTCTATAATTTCAATACCCGTAAAATACCCAAACTTTTGGGTATATTTTGGATCCGGGTCGGTTCGGGTTTTAGGACCCGAAATAGACCCGAAATACCCAAACTGGACCCGAACACTCTAAAAATACCCGAAGAACCGCAAAAATACCCAAAAATTTATCCAAAATCAGACCCGAAAACCCAAAACATACCCTAATTTTACCTGAATACCCAAATTATATTTTCTAAAAATCTAAAATTTAACCAAAAACCTACAATTATACCCGAAAAGCCAAATCCGAAACTTATAAAAAATCCGAAATACCAAAAATATACCCAATCACCCAAATATACCTAGTATATACAATTATTTGCGGGTACTTCGGGTACCCCAACGGGTCTCGGGTAGGACCCGGACCCGAACCGAGACCCGCGGGTCCAAAAAAAAAGACCCAACAGGTACTTAGCATGGACCCGGACCTGGACCCGAACCTGTATTTTTGGGTCGGTTCCGGTTCGGGTCTTCGGGTCCGGGTAAAATGCCCAGGCCTAGATGGCATAATCGATTGGGTGTGATATGCTAGTAGTTCAAGTCTTCTAAGTAATATAAGGAAAGTGACAATAGTTTGTTTAGTTGTTTGGGCTACGCTCGGTATCGAGCTGCCTACGTACCCTCTTCGAGGGATCAAGCCTACTCGTAATTCTGTTTCGTTTTACTGAGCTGTAGGTGCCGGTAGTATGATTTTAGAGAATAGAGTAGGTATTGAGAGATTAGAGGTAGATTAGAGAATGTTAATGGGAGATTTGTAGAGATAGACAGATTAGGTAGTAATTATGTTTAAGAGTATTTAAGAATCATCATGAACAAGAGAGTTTAAAGAGATAATCTCATAATTCTTAATTATTAATCTGATCAGAGTTTACAATATATATAAGGAGGCAACACTAGGATGAGAGTTTCATAAAGAGGCACTATTACAAGAGATAAGGTTTGCTTTAATCCAAACCATCCAATGAGCTTTTTCTTTGTGCATAAAGCTCCTTTTCCTTTATTTAGCTCTTATCCAGCCTGTCACACGCGCATCCTCTTCCTTTGCACGGTCTGATGCCTTAGCTAAGGGAATAGGGCTTCTCTTCTTCATCCAAAGTTACTCGGGTAACTAGTATTACTACGCCATGTACGGCTTCTTCATCATACTCAACTCCTCATGTCTTTCTCTTTCAATATATTGATTTCATCTCAACACTCCCCCTCAAGCTTAGCTTTGTGAAAGTCTAAGCTTGGATAGCCATGAGATCTTCCTCATTAAAAACGTCACCAAGGAAAACCCATTGGGACAAAACCTTGATGAGGGAAAAAGAGTAAAGACCTCATGACTTAGGGGATCAGCTCCTTCTCTTCCCAAGATCTATGAGTCCCAATCTGATGTGAATGGACTCCATAGCCTTTGTCTTGTTGCCTTGGTGAACACATCTGCCAATTGATCTTCACTTCTTGTATAACATGGCAAGATCACTCCCAAGACTATCATCTGGCTCACCTTATGGCAGTCTACTTCAATGTGCTTTGTCTTCTCATGAAACACTNNNNNNNNNNNNNNNNNNNNNNNNNNNNNNNNNNNNNNNNNNNNNNNNNNNNNNNNNNNNNNNNNNNNNNNNNNNNNNNNNNNNNNNNNNNNNNNNNNNNNNNNNNNNNNNNNNNNNNNNNNNNNNNNNNNNNNNNNNNNNNNCACTAGAGCATGATACAACCTTCTGCTTCTTACTCTTCCAAGTAGCCATCTTTCCACCAATGAAAGTGCAATAGCCTGTTGTACACCTTTTATCTACTCTATCTCCAGTCCAATCAGCATCACAATAACCCGCAATTTCAGTGCTCTTATTGACTCCCATCCATATACCAAGCCCTTGAGTTCCATTCAGGTACATGAGAACTCTCTCCACCATGCGCCAGTGATGCTCTCGTGGAGCTTGTATATGCTGGCTTACTTGGTTCACAGCAAAGCATATGTCTGGCCTGGTGATAGTCAAGTATATCATCTTCCCCACAAGCTTCCTATATAGCTTTGGATCATAGAACATCTTGCTGTCTTCAATCTCCCCCTCACGTGGAACCTTGTACCCATCCTCCATGGGCATCTTGGCTGTTCTTCCTCCATACGCACCAGCATCCTTCAAGAGATCCAATGCATACTTCCTTTGAGAGATGAATAACCATTCCTTGGATCTGCACATCTCAATCCCAAGAAAATACTTTATCTCTCCCAAATCATTTATATCAAATTCTGATTTCAGAAACTCCTTGGTGGCACGGATTCCTTCCTTATCACTGCCTGTTATGATGATGTCATCCACATACANNNNNNNNNNNNNNNNNNNNNNNNNNNNNNNNNNNNNNNNNNNNNNNNNNNNNNNNNNNNNNNNNNNNNNNNNNNNNNNNNNNNNNNNNNNNNNNNNNNNNNNNNNNNNNNNNNNNNNNNNNNNNNNNNNNNNNNNNNNNNNNNNNNNNNNNNNNNNNNNNNNNNNNNNNNNNNNNNNNNNNNNNNNNNNNNNNNNNNNNNNNNNNNNNNNNNNNNNNNNNNNNNNNNNNNNNNNNNNNNNNNNNNNNNNNNNNNNNNNNNNNNNNNNNNNNNNNNNNNNNNNNNNNNNNNNNNNNNNNNNNNNNNNNNNNNNNNNNNNNNNNNTGCTTCTTCTCAAAGGAACTTCTACTTGTTCCTCAACAGCTTCTTCTTGTATCTGGATTTCTTCTCTAGCTTCCTGACCTTCATTCTGAACTTCTCTTACTGATTCATCTCCACTTTGGACAGGAGAATCTGAGCCTTGATCTTCTAGACCTCCAGCTTCTTCTGAACCTTGATCTTCAGCCTCTTCTAAGCCTTGATCTTTTAACCCTTCAGGTTCAGGTTCACTTCCCCCCTCATGTTCAAAATGGGATGGTTCTTCTGCGGCCACTTGAGTAGGCTCTTCACGCCTGCTCTGATCCTGGGACACGCCAATACCGTGTTCTTCTAGTATGTTTCTCAAAGTAGCAGCTCTATCTGATGGTTGAGAAATCCCTTCAAGCTCCTCTCAATTCTTCTCTTCATAATACCCTTTATATTCCATGAACTTCACATCCCTAGACACCAAGACTCTTCTAGCAGTGGGATCAAAGCACTTGTATCCCTTTTGAGATGCGGAATANNNNNNNNNNNNNNNNNNNNNNNNNNNNNNNNNNNNNNNNNNTGGCACCAGTACATAGCACACACACCCAAATGTCCTCAAGTGATCCATAACTGGTCGACTCTTGTTGAGTACCTCAAATGGAGACTTATCCTCTAGGATTCTGGTTGGTATCCTGTTGATCAGATAGCAAGCAGTCATCACAGCATCACTCCAAAATATCTTAGGGACACTCTTGTGGAACATCATTGAACGGGCCACTTCCATGAGGTGTCTGTTCTTCCTTTAAGCAACTCCATTCTGTTGTGGAGCGTAAGGACAGCTAGTCTGATGTAGAATCCCATGTTGAGCTAGGTGATATTTGAATGCGTGGCCTATGTATTCTCCACCATTATCTGACCTGAAAATCTTAATCTTGGCATGATAATGGTTAGCAACATAGCTTTGAGATTTTTTAAATGCATCAAGAACCCTATATTTTGTTTTAATGAGTGTTAACCAGGTGTATTTGGATTTTTCATCAATGAATATGACATAATACTTATAATCATCCCTAGATAAACAAGGTGCAGTCCAAACATCAGAGTGAATCAAATCAAAACAATTCTCATAAATATCNNNNNNNNNNNNNNNNNNNNNNNNNNNNNNNNNNNNNNNNNNNNNNNNNNNNNNNNNNNNNNNNNNNNNNNNNNNNNNNNNNNNNNNNNNNNNNNNNNNNNNNNNNNNNNNNNNNNNNNNNNNNNNNNNNNNNNNNNNNNNNNNNNNNNNNNNNNNNNNNNNNNNNNNNNNNNNNNNNNNNNNNNNNNNNNNNGGACTAAGATCTTCAAGCATATAAAGGTCTCCTTTGGTTGTTCCTTGCCCAATCAACTTATTGCTCTTAATATCCTGGAACTTAACATCATCAGTACTAAAGATAACATTGCATTGAAGATCAGTGGTGCATCTTTTGACATATAACAGATTAGAAGTAAACTCAGGCATGAAA
It encodes:
- the LOC106313853 gene encoding copper transporter 1-like; its protein translation is MDHGNMHDMPPPSTPSMMKNGSMNGGGGHHKMMMMHMTFFWGKNTEVLFSGWPGTSSGMYALCLIFVFFLAVVTEWLAHSSLLRGTTGDSANPVSGLGQTAVYTLRTGLAYLVMLAVMSFNAGVFLAALAGHAIGFMLFGSRTFRNPSGDQKTNDPPASGCAC